One Helianthus annuus cultivar XRQ/B chromosome 12, HanXRQr2.0-SUNRISE, whole genome shotgun sequence genomic region harbors:
- the LOC110892316 gene encoding 36.4 kDa proline-rich protein isoform X2: MESSKQQLTALLLISMFFISTATPIALDCVPCGDKPPPHHHHHPKPPTGKPPKSPKPPTGKPPSTHPPHVKPPHVKPPVVKPPITHPPVVKPPVVKPPVVKPPITLPPVVKPPITLPPVVTPPVVTPPITVPPVLNPPSGGKPGTPCPPPPFVPTPAPTCPIDSLKLGACVDLLGGLVHIGLGDPVVNQCCSVLAGLVELEAAVCLCTTIKLKLLNINLYLPLALQLLITCGKTPPPGYTCSI; encoded by the coding sequence ATGGAGTCCTCAAAGCAGCAACTCACTGCTCTTCTTCTCATCTCTATGTTCTTCATTTCCACTGCCACTCCCATTGCTCTTGACTGTGTTCCCTGTGGAGACaaaccaccaccacaccaccaccatcacccaaAACCACCCACCGGAAAACCACCAAAATCCCCTAAACCACCCACCGGTAAACCACCATCCACCCACCCACCTCATGTCAAACCACCTCATGTCAAACCACCTGTTGTCAAACCACCAATCACCCATCCACCTGTTGTCAAACCACCTGTTGTCAAACCACCTGTTGTCAAGCCACCAATCACCCTCCCACCGGTTGTCAAGCCACCAATCACCCTCCCACCAGTGGTAACTCCACCTGTGGTAACCCCACCAATCACTGTCCCACCTGTACTCAACCCACCATCAGGAGGGAAGCCAGGAACACCATGCCCACCACCACCGTTTGTGCCAACACCTGCGCCCACCTGCCCCATAGACTCACTAAAGCTTGGAGCTTGTGTGGATCTTTTAGGTGGGTTGGTTCATATTGGGTTGGGTGATCCAGTGGTGAACCAATGTTGTTCTGTTCTTGCTGGTTTAGTGGAGCTTGAGGCTGCAGTTTGCTTGTGCACAACCATAAAGCTTAAGCTTTTGAATATCAACTTATACTTGCCACTTGCTCTTCAGTTGCTTATTACTTGTGGCAAAACACCACCTCCTGGTTACACTTGTTCTATTTAA
- the LOC110892316 gene encoding 36.4 kDa proline-rich protein isoform X1: protein MESSKQQLTALLLISMFFISTATPIALDCVPCGDKPPPHHHHHPKPPTGKPPKSPKPPTGKPPSTHPPHVKPPHVKPPVVKPPITHPPVVKPPVVKPPITLPPVVTPPVVTPPITVPPVLNPPSGGKPGTPCPPPPFVPTPAPTCPIDSLKLGACVDLLGGLVHIGLGDPVVNQCCSVLAGLVELEAAVCLCTTIKLKLLNINLYLPLALQLLITCGKTPPPGYTCSI, encoded by the exons ATGGAGTCCTCAAAGCAGCAACTCACTGCTCTTCTTCTCATCTCTATGTTCTTCATTTCCACTGCCACTCCCATTGCTCTTGACTGTGTTCCCTGTGGAGACaaaccaccaccacaccaccaccatcacccaaAACCACCCACCGGAAAACCACCAAAATCCCCTAAACCACCCACCGGTAAACCACCATCCACCCACCCACCTCATGTCAAACCACCTCATGTCAAACCACCTGTTGTCAAACCACCAATCACCCATCCACCTGTTGTCAAACCACCT GTTGTCAAGCCACCAATCACCCTCCCACCAGTGGTAACTCCACCTGTGGTAACCCCACCAATCACTGTCCCACCTGTACTCAACCCACCATCAGGAGGGAAGCCAGGAACACCATGCCCACCACCACCGTTTGTGCCAACACCTGCGCCCACCTGCCCCATAGACTCACTAAAGCTTGGAGCTTGTGTGGATCTTTTAGGTGGGTTGGTTCATATTGGGTTGGGTGATCCAGTGGTGAACCAATGTTGTTCTGTTCTTGCTGGTTTAGTGGAGCTTGAGGCTGCAGTTTGCTTGTGCACAACCATAAAGCTTAAGCTTTTGAATATCAACTTATACTTGCCACTTGCTCTTCAGTTGCTTATTACTTGTGGCAAAACACCACCTCCTGGTTACACTTGTTCTATTTAA